One Prosthecobacter sp. SYSU 5D2 genomic window carries:
- the recO gene encoding DNA repair protein RecO: MEKTEAILIGRMKYSETTLIVQWCSAEQGLFRTIAKGALRPKSAFAGLLDLFVTADIRYTPARKSDLHTLVEAHWLNPRLGMRSNYGRVLAATYLVKLMALVVEPHAPLPAIYELLTKALDFLNERDPSRAFMERFELRLAEDLGLVGPQGARGSEAAYAIEDSFHRRLPVQRKQLMTWMEQHPG; this comes from the coding sequence ATGGAAAAGACGGAGGCCATCCTGATCGGGCGCATGAAGTACTCGGAGACGACTTTGATCGTCCAGTGGTGCAGTGCTGAGCAGGGGCTTTTCCGGACGATTGCGAAGGGTGCGCTGAGGCCGAAGTCGGCGTTTGCGGGGCTGCTGGATCTGTTTGTGACGGCGGACATCCGTTATACTCCGGCGCGAAAGAGTGACCTGCATACGCTGGTGGAGGCGCACTGGCTGAACCCGCGGCTGGGGATGCGCAGCAACTACGGGAGGGTGCTGGCGGCGACGTATCTGGTGAAACTGATGGCGCTGGTGGTGGAGCCGCATGCGCCGCTGCCGGCGATCTATGAACTACTGACCAAGGCACTGGATTTTCTGAATGAGCGGGATCCGAGCCGGGCGTTTATGGAGCGATTTGAGCTGAGGCTGGCGGAGGATCTGGGGCTGGTGGGGCCGCAAGGGGCAAGAGGCAGCGAGGCGGCGTATGCGATTGAAGACAGCTTTCACCGACGCCTGCCGGTGCAGCGAAAACAGCTCATGACGTGGATGGAGCAACACCCTGGCTGA